In Humulus lupulus chromosome 6, drHumLupu1.1, whole genome shotgun sequence, a single genomic region encodes these proteins:
- the LOC133783959 gene encoding clathrin heavy chain 2-like encodes MVKGNMQLFSVEQQRSQALEAHAAAFAQFKVPGNENPSTLISFATKTFNAGQITSKLHVIDLGAQPGCPAIPRTVCANEV; translated from the exons ATGGTCAAAGGGAATATGCAACTATTTTCAGTGGAACAACAGAGAAGTCAAGCTCTGGAAGCTCATGCTGCTGCTTTTGCACAATTTAAA GTTCCAGGGAATGAGAATCCTTCTACTCTCATTTCCTTTGCAACAAAGACTTTTAATGCTGGCCAAATTACATCAAAGCTGCATGTTATAGATCTTGGTGCCCAACCAG GTTGTCCAGCGATTCCAAGAACTGTTTGCGCAAACGAAGTATAA